In Leishmania donovani BPK282A1 complete genome, chromosome 20, one genomic interval encodes:
- a CDS encoding chaperone protein DNAJ-like protein: MLAPRSVRWCGGNRRSSGSASVGVGPHVRTTGPWMPWHTLLYQRRCFQVIQRGHDRPQESLYNKLGFAKDTEARLVRRSTTELRQALLRRVEELKDPANDPADKKRLSELKDAYTRLQDDCFRTNYASHYYASNDARLHVLCDGGQVAANFNPEHQQFTYVDHAIDRESTGSGVGRCLPTGKAGGSALSSGPPGRSEVPTAEALGDAFRNATGVGESASGATSSNATAYKAADAAGALNGTDITHLLRVTLEQSLAGCEVEVAIHKNVRCVTCRGSGRQQLRTPRKCPQCLGRGSAHMPSATYHIERRCLYCGGEGTVPAPPCRACDGRGVQLHQAVQVPVSVPAGTLSNSLFRLRHQGHDGVRGGHAGDLLLTVLVSEHRYFYRSPERSHELHAMLPLPLSVALLGGRVNVPTLNGFGTVHVPPCVRSGEVLPLDVYGAPDATNRASAAAAAPHTILYHALVMIPKGDALSGRQKAALQLYEAHHSYPSATAAEVEAVGRSRTFGAEASQQQAPASSAGTVSREQLMASCAALKSSYTHWFHAD; this comes from the coding sequence ATGCTCGCGCCAAGGAGCGTTCGGTGGTGCGGTGGCaaccggcgcagcagcggtagcgcGAGTGTCGGCGTTGGCCCACATGTGCGCACGACGGGGCCCTGGATGCCTTGGCACACTCTACTCTATCAGCGTCGCTGCTTCCAAGTGATCCAACGCGGGCACGACCGGCCACAGGAGTCTCTCTATAACAAGCTGGGCTTCGCCAAAGACACGGAGGCACGCCttgtgcgccgcagcaccactgAACTGCGGCAGGCCCTGCTGCGACGCGTCGAAGAGCTAAAGGACCCCGCGAACGACCCAGCGGACAAGAAGCGACTGTCGGAGCTGAAGGATGCGTACACCCGCCTACAGGACGACTGCTTCCGCACGAACTACGCAAGTCATTACTACGCCTCCAACGACGCTCGACTACATGTTCTGTGCGACGGCGGTCAGGTGGCCGCCAACTTCAACCCGGAGCACCAGCAGTTCACCTACGTGGACCACGCCATTGACCGCGagagcaccggcagcggtgttGGTCGCTGCTTGCCCACGGGAAAGGCTGGCGGTTCAGCTTTGAGTTCGGGGCCCCCCGGTCGCAGCGAGGTGCCGACGGCGGAGGCACTTGGCGATGCCTTCCGAAACgccaccggcgtcggcgagaGCGCCAGTGGTGCCACCTCGTCAAACGCCACCGCCTACAAGGCAGCGGACGCAGCAGGGGCGCTGAACGGTACCGACATcacgcacctgctgcgcgtcACCCTCGAGCAGAGTCTAGCAGGCTGTGAAGTGGAGGTGGCGATACACAAAAATGTTCGCTGCGTCACGTGTCGCGGCTCGggtcggcagcagctgcggacACCGCGGAAGTGCCCGCAGTGCCTGGGCCGCGGCTCTGCGCACATGCCAAGTGCCACCTATCACATtgaacgccgctgcctctactgcggtggcgaggggaccgtgccggcgccgccgtgccgcgcgTGTGATGGCCGTGGCGTGCAGCTCCACCAGGCGGTGCAGGTGCCGGTCAGCGTGCCCGCAGGTACCCTGTCCAACTCCCTCTTCCGCCTTCGCCACCAGGGACATGACGGGGTGCGTGGTGGCCATGCTGGTGATCTACTCCTCACTGTGCTGGTGAGCGAGCACCGCTATTTCTACCGTAGTCCCGAGAGGAGCCACGAGCTGCATGCGatgctgccactgccgctctcAGTAGCATTACTCGGCGGTCGTGTCAACGTACCGACGCTGAATGGGTTCGGCACGGTGCACGTGCCGCCGTGTGTGCGAAGCGGTGAGGTTCTTCCGCTGGATGTGTATGGGGCACCCGATGCCACGAAtcgcgcctctgcagcggcggcagctccgcacACAATCCTCTATCATGCCTTGGTGATGATTCCAAAGGGGGATGCACTGTCTGGACGGCAGAAggcagcactgcagctgtACGAGGCGCACCACAGCTATCCGtctgccacagcagcagaggtggaggCCGTGGGCCGGTCACGCACCTTTGGTGCTGAAGCCTCGCAACAGCAGGCACCAGCATCATCGGCAGGCACGGTCTCCCGCGAGCAGCTGATGGCAAGTTGCGCCGCCCTCAAATCCTCGTACACGCACTGGTTTCATGCAGACTGA